The nucleotide sequence TCTACGGCCTGGCCGGTCTCCTGTAGCCCGCCCCGGCGTTCTGCGGAAGGCTCAGCGCTCGTCGTCGGCGCTGCGGCGGCGGTGGAAGTCCGCCTGGATCGCAGGCTCATGCTCGGGGTGGCGAGCCTGGGTGGCGTCGTCGATCAGATCCAGGGACTCCCGCGCCATCGTGGGCGGGACGCGCAGCGACAGGGCGCCGGGGATGGTCTCGGCCTCGAAGGCCACCACGTGGCCCACGGTGTCTCCGTCGAGCTCGCCGCTGGTGGGCTCGGCGAACTCGGCGCGCATCTTCCGGCACTCGTAGTGATCAAGCTCGGGCAGCGGGTGGCGGTGCTGGGTGATCACCTTGCCGGCCAGCCGCGCCCAGCCGAGCAGGTGGCGCGGGGCGATCACGACGACGTCCATCTTGCCGTCGTCCAGCTTGGCGCCGGGGACGAGCACGAGCCCGCCGGTCAGGGTCCCGCAGTTCGCGGCCATGATCGAGCGCACGCGCCGCGACTGCCAGGGGCCGTCGTCCAGGCTGAAGCGCGCCCAGGCCGGGGACATGAGGACCCGGCGCATCCCTGCCTCGCCGTAGGCCATCCATCCGATCCTCTTCTTGAGGCGGTCGCTCGTGTGCTCCATGATCTCGGCGTCGAACCCGACCCCGCCCATGACGCACAGCAGCTTCTCGTCCATGGTTCCGTCCTCCGATTCGGTGCGGAAGGCGACCATGTCGAGGGCCTTGTCCTCCCCGAACAGCGCGATATCCACGGAGTGGTGGATGTCATTCAGGTGGGCGCCCAGGTTGCGGGCCAGAAGGTTGCCGGTGCCCATGGGGATCAGCCCCAGCGGCGTCCCGGTGCCGGCCAAGACCTCGGCCACGGTGCGCACAGTGCCGTCGCCGCCGGCGGCCAGCACCACATCGGCGCCCCATTCGAGGGCCTCGCGGGTCATGGACGTGCCGGGGTCATCGGCCCGGGTCTCGAAGAACCGCGGCTGCGGCCATCCCGCCTTGCGGCAGGCCAGCGTGGTGTGGTTGATGGCATCGTCCGCCCCGGCCTTGATGGGGTTGACGACGACTGCCACGTGCTGGACGTGAGGCTGGTCCAGGGTTTCGGACACGGATCGGCTCCTGAGGCTTCGGCGGGGAGGCGGGTCGGGGCTGCGCAGCAGCCCGGGATCGCCCGCGAACGACCACCGTAGCGCGCCCGCATGACAGCGAGCCGGGGATGACCAGCTCCGCTACCCTGGCCGGGTGATCGATATCAACATGCTCCGCGAGAATCCCGACAAGTTCCGCGCCTCGCAGGCCGCCCGCGGCGCCGACGAGTCCGTGGTGGACCGCGTGCTGGAGGCGGACTCCGCCCGCCGCTCGGCCATCACCGAGTACGAGACGCTGCGCGCCGAGCAGAAGAGCTTCGGCAAGCAGGTGGCACAGGCCCAGGGCGAGGACAAGCAGCGCCTGCTGGCCGAGGTCAAGGAGCTCGCCGAGCGCGTCAAGGACGCCGACTCCCGCGCCGATGCCGCCCAGACCACGATCGACGAGCTGCTCAAGGCCC is from Kocuria palustris and encodes:
- a CDS encoding diacylglycerol/lipid kinase family protein, with the translated sequence MSETLDQPHVQHVAVVVNPIKAGADDAINHTTLACRKAGWPQPRFFETRADDPGTSMTREALEWGADVVLAAGGDGTVRTVAEVLAGTGTPLGLIPMGTGNLLARNLGAHLNDIHHSVDIALFGEDKALDMVAFRTESEDGTMDEKLLCVMGGVGFDAEIMEHTSDRLKKRIGWMAYGEAGMRRVLMSPAWARFSLDDGPWQSRRVRSIMAANCGTLTGGLVLVPGAKLDDGKMDVVVIAPRHLLGWARLAGKVITQHRHPLPELDHYECRKMRAEFAEPTSGELDGDTVGHVVAFEAETIPGALSLRVPPTMARESLDLIDDATQARHPEHEPAIQADFHRRRSADDER